A single Bacillus sp. HMF5848 DNA region contains:
- a CDS encoding DUF2187 family protein produces the protein MKKAQVGNIIEFKEGLRGVVEKVNENSVIVDLTFMQNYKELDLEQRTVVNHKNYKVVGE, from the coding sequence ATGAAAAAAGCACAAGTGGGGAATATTATAGAATTTAAAGAAGGTTTAAGAGGAGTCGTTGAAAAAGTAAACGAAAACTCTGTCATCGTAGACCTAACATTTATGCAAAATTATAAAGAGCTTGACCTAGAACAACGGACTGTTGTAAATCATAAAAATTA